Within the Verrucomicrobiia bacterium genome, the region CGTGATGAACAACCCGAAGTAATCCGAAAGGGACTGGATCATGAAAAAGATCGAAGCAATCATCAAACCCTTCAAACTGGACGAAGTGAAGGAAGCTCTCTCCACCATCGGCGTGCAGGGCATGACGGTCACCGAAGTCAAAGGCTTCGGCCGCCAGAAGGGGCACACAGAGATCTACCGCGGGTCTGAATACACCGTGGAGTTTCTGCCCAAGATCAAACTCGAAGTCGTGCTGGCTGACAGCATGATCGCCGCCGCTGTAGAAGCGATCGTGAAAGCCGCCAAGACCGGGAAGATTGGTGATGGCAAGGTGTTCGTGATGCCCATCGACGATATCGTGCGCATCCGCACGGATGAGAAGGGTGAGCAGGCTGTTTAAGTTTGGTTAAGTGAATGCACAAAGGCCCGGACTGATGTCCGGGCCTTTTTTATTTTTGGAGTTTGGAAAAATCCCCGCCTATCATGGGCGGAAATGAAACACAGCGGACATATCGCTATTCTCGGCGCGGGCAATATGGGAACTGCCTTGGGCCATCTGCTGGCGAGCAATGGCCATGAAGTCGTGCTGTGGGATTTTTTTACGGAAGTGGTGGAGGAAATCAATTTACGCCATCGCAACAGCCGTTATCTGGATGGTGTGGAACTCAGTAAAAGGATTCGTGCGACTTCTTCGCGGATTGAGTGTGTCCAAGATGCGGCGATGTTGGTCCTCGCCATGCCTTCGGCTTTTATTGTGGATGCATTGCTGGAGGTGAAACCGGTTCTCTCTTCGAAAATACCCGTGATCAGTGCCGCCAAAGGGGTGTTGCGTGATACGCATGAACCTATCTCGGAGAAAATTGCTGAGGTGGTGGCTTCAGATCAACTGACCATTCTTGGCGGACCCGCGATTGCCAATGAATTTTCTCGAGGTATGGCGACGGCGGTGATGCTGGCCTCGGTATCATCAGAACAGTGTGCGCTATGGCAGGGTGCGTTGCAGAATGATTTCTTCCGCACTTTGCCGACGCAAGATGTGACAGGGGTGTATCTGGGCGGCATCTTGAAAAACGTCTATGCCATCCTCTTGGGATATCTGGATGCGTTGGGCGGCGGGAAGAATCTGGAAGCGGCAGTGTTGAATGCGGCGCTGCGTGAAATGGCGATGCTGGCGATCGCTAAGAGTGCGCAGCGCGAAACTATTTACGGGCTGGCTGGATTGGGCGATTTGGTCGCTACTGGTTTCTCAAAAGACAGCCACAATCGCGGCTATGGCTGGAAGCTGGGATCGAATTCAGGTTTGTCTGAAACCAAGCTTTTGCCGGAAGGTGCTTGGGCAGTTCACTCCGTTTGCCTATGGGCGAATGAAGCAAAAGTGGAGGTGCCGCTGGCGTGCTTGGTCAAAGAGATCGTGGAAGGCAAACGACCGGGTTTGGCCGAGGCGCTCCGATTCATTTAGCACGTTCTGCTTAACGAAATCAGTGCTTTGATTCCGCCGGACCGCTTTCGATGTGCACGCGCTGATCGCCTTCGCCGAGCTTGCGCTTAAAGAGGCCGGTGACCATCTGATAGCATTGGAGAGCGAGCGCGGGATCGTAGCGGTGACCTTCATCGCGCAGGAAGGCGTGCTGGCCGTTGAATTCGTGCCAGGTGAAATGGATGCCCGC harbors:
- a CDS encoding NAD(P)H-dependent glycerol-3-phosphate dehydrogenase, with the translated sequence MKHSGHIAILGAGNMGTALGHLLASNGHEVVLWDFFTEVVEEINLRHRNSRYLDGVELSKRIRATSSRIECVQDAAMLVLAMPSAFIVDALLEVKPVLSSKIPVISAAKGVLRDTHEPISEKIAEVVASDQLTILGGPAIANEFSRGMATAVMLASVSSEQCALWQGALQNDFFRTLPTQDVTGVYLGGILKNVYAILLGYLDALGGGKNLEAAVLNAALREMAMLAIAKSAQRETIYGLAGLGDLVATGFSKDSHNRGYGWKLGSNSGLSETKLLPEGAWAVHSVCLWANEAKVEVPLACLVKEIVEGKRPGLAEALRFI
- a CDS encoding P-II family nitrogen regulator, whose translation is MKKIEAIIKPFKLDEVKEALSTIGVQGMTVTEVKGFGRQKGHTEIYRGSEYTVEFLPKIKLEVVLADSMIAAAVEAIVKAAKTGKIGDGKVFVMPIDDIVRIRTDEKGEQAV